One Microlunatus soli genomic window carries:
- a CDS encoding CGNR zinc finger domain-containing protein, with protein sequence MLFAHDTTTALAWLAALVNTELEGEEQLNTPADLDDLLTTWSMSGRRLGTRAELAEVRAVRSRIATAWDATEPAELAAIANELFADHAGRPCLTRHDQQDWHLHLTDSEAPVASRIGSEAALALTDLIRADGLDRLQRCIADDCTAVFVDLTKNRSRRFCETGNCANRAHVAAYRRRRRAAHES encoded by the coding sequence GTGCTTTTTGCCCATGACACCACCACGGCACTGGCCTGGCTGGCGGCCCTGGTGAACACCGAGCTCGAGGGCGAGGAGCAGCTGAACACGCCGGCGGACCTGGATGACCTCCTGACCACCTGGTCGATGTCGGGTCGGCGGCTGGGCACTCGTGCCGAGCTGGCGGAGGTCCGGGCCGTCCGGTCACGCATCGCCACCGCCTGGGACGCGACCGAGCCGGCCGAACTGGCGGCGATCGCCAATGAGCTCTTCGCCGATCATGCCGGCCGTCCCTGCCTGACCCGGCACGATCAGCAGGACTGGCACCTGCATCTCACCGATTCCGAGGCGCCGGTGGCCAGCCGGATCGGTTCCGAGGCCGCCCTGGCACTGACCGACCTGATCCGGGCGGACGGGCTCGATCGACTGCAGCGCTGCATCGCCGATGACTGTACGGCGGTGTTCGTCGACCTGACCAAGAACAGGTCGCGGCGGTTCTGTGAGACGGGCAACTGCGCCAATCGGGCCCACGTCGCCGCCTATCGGCGCCGCCGCCGAGCCGCCCACGAGTCCTGA
- a CDS encoding VOC family protein: MTQTHDEQQTAGAAAASVAMFTIDCADPAPLLDFYSRFLGLTIAYQDENVGMLTGPNGPAIGFGKVDNFTAPSWPDDNSDKQFHLDLKVDDVDVAAKKAVELGATLPDHQPGETWRVLLDPAGHPFCLTVWKM, encoded by the coding sequence ATGACTCAGACTCACGACGAACAACAGACCGCAGGGGCCGCCGCGGCATCGGTCGCGATGTTCACCATCGACTGCGCCGACCCGGCTCCGTTGCTCGACTTCTACTCCCGCTTCCTCGGGCTGACCATCGCCTACCAGGACGAGAACGTCGGCATGCTCACCGGTCCGAACGGGCCCGCCATCGGCTTCGGCAAGGTCGACAACTTCACCGCGCCGTCCTGGCCGGACGACAACAGCGACAAGCAGTTCCACCTCGATCTGAAGGTCGACGACGTCGACGTCGCAGCCAAGAAGGCGGTAGAACTCGGCGCCACCCTCCCCGATCATCAGCCCGGAGAGACCTGGCGGGTGCTCCTCGACCCGGCGGGGCATCCGTTCTGCCTCACGGTCTGGAAGATGTAG
- the cobA gene encoding uroporphyrinogen-III C-methyltransferase has product MVGGGPGDPGLLTVAGLQAIKEADVIAADRLAPLAALEQARDGVEIIDVGKIPRGPGAEQRSIEDLLIDRARAGNKVVRFKGGDGFVFGRGGEEWQACAAAGIPVTVIPGVTSATAAPAAAGIPITHRTLSQGFSAVTGHVPPGDPRSTIDWPALARSGTTLVIMMGMANLAAIAETLIINGLEPTTPAAVIADGTMASMRVLRADLSAIADAATREGLGAPATVVIGRVAAFDPHRT; this is encoded by the coding sequence CTGGTCGGCGGCGGCCCGGGTGACCCTGGCCTGCTGACGGTCGCCGGACTGCAGGCGATCAAGGAGGCCGATGTGATCGCGGCCGACCGGCTGGCTCCGCTCGCGGCTCTCGAGCAGGCCCGCGACGGCGTCGAGATCATCGATGTCGGCAAGATCCCTCGCGGTCCGGGAGCCGAGCAGCGGTCGATCGAGGACCTCTTGATCGACCGTGCCCGCGCCGGGAACAAGGTCGTCCGATTCAAGGGCGGCGACGGCTTCGTGTTCGGTCGGGGCGGGGAGGAGTGGCAGGCCTGCGCCGCCGCCGGCATCCCGGTAACGGTCATCCCTGGCGTCACATCGGCGACCGCCGCCCCCGCCGCCGCCGGGATCCCGATCACTCATCGCACCCTGTCCCAGGGATTCAGCGCGGTGACCGGCCACGTACCCCCGGGAGATCCCCGCTCGACCATCGACTGGCCGGCCCTCGCCCGCTCCGGCACCACGCTGGTGATCATGATGGGCATGGCCAACCTGGCGGCGATCGCCGAGACCTTGATCATCAACGGCCTGGAGCCGACCACGCCCGCCGCCGTGATCGCCGACGGCACCATGGCCTCGATGCGCGTCCTGCGCGCCGACCTCTCCGCCATCGCCGACGCCGCCACCCGAGAAGGTCTCGGCGCCCCCGCCACCGTCGTCATCGGCCGGGTCGCCGCCTTCGACCCCCACCGCACCTGA
- a CDS encoding ABC transporter substrate-binding protein, translating to MTTPITGRSVSRRGFLGAAAGVGLAGAGVLTGCNRAASSSGGSGGGAKPIKFWNMPWGNTEFNVLDKKITTDYKPAGGLGAATYQIIQWANFTQTFSSAVASNTGPAVSSGGGTQAFQFEAQGKIAYADDLLESWKKNGLYDDFLPGLIDTMKVEKGYAAVPYNLDMRVLWYNTALLKKADAEPPKDWQGFLDTCAALKKINVYGYGTAAGAGAFTGSHILVSWMINNGGGLFDAGHQPEMVTPANIEAIEFVLECVKKGYVDPASPTYTSDNAQSQWKAKKYGMGFDTAGLANNVGGTVAKDLTVGSPLTSPAGKKGALYFPNNIMMYTNTPSQKGSEAFLTYYYKNMAPLWTKNTGIGLPPLTSITKTDGFRKDANAVKAIEEWQPISKTWAAPGSDALFLGVTTVDGTPAMDTFAQSVLGGKTTAKAALTKLQDATAKAIKAQG from the coding sequence ATGACAACTCCGATCACGGGTCGTTCAGTCTCCCGTCGGGGATTCCTCGGCGCGGCAGCAGGAGTCGGCCTGGCCGGCGCCGGCGTGCTGACCGGGTGCAACCGCGCGGCCAGCAGCTCCGGCGGATCCGGTGGCGGCGCCAAGCCGATCAAGTTCTGGAACATGCCCTGGGGCAATACCGAGTTCAACGTCCTGGACAAGAAGATCACCACCGATTACAAGCCCGCAGGCGGACTCGGTGCGGCCACCTACCAGATCATCCAGTGGGCCAACTTCACCCAGACGTTCTCGTCCGCGGTCGCCTCCAACACCGGTCCCGCGGTCAGCTCCGGTGGCGGCACCCAGGCGTTCCAGTTCGAAGCGCAGGGCAAGATCGCCTACGCCGACGACCTGCTGGAGTCCTGGAAGAAGAACGGTCTCTACGACGACTTCCTGCCCGGGCTGATCGACACCATGAAGGTGGAGAAGGGGTATGCGGCCGTCCCGTACAACCTCGACATGCGCGTGCTCTGGTACAACACCGCGCTGCTGAAGAAGGCCGACGCCGAGCCGCCGAAGGACTGGCAGGGTTTCCTGGACACCTGCGCAGCGCTGAAGAAGATCAACGTGTACGGCTACGGCACTGCAGCTGGCGCCGGCGCCTTCACCGGGAGCCACATCCTGGTCAGCTGGATGATCAACAACGGCGGTGGCCTGTTCGACGCCGGACACCAGCCGGAGATGGTCACCCCGGCCAACATCGAGGCGATCGAGTTCGTCCTGGAGTGTGTCAAGAAGGGTTACGTCGATCCGGCCAGCCCGACCTACACCAGCGACAACGCACAGTCCCAGTGGAAGGCCAAGAAGTACGGCATGGGCTTCGATACCGCGGGACTGGCCAACAACGTCGGCGGCACCGTCGCCAAGGACCTGACGGTCGGCAGCCCGCTGACCAGCCCGGCCGGGAAGAAGGGCGCGCTCTACTTCCCGAACAACATCATGATGTACACCAACACCCCGAGCCAGAAGGGTTCGGAGGCGTTCCTCACCTACTACTACAAGAACATGGCCCCGCTGTGGACCAAGAACACCGGCATCGGGTTGCCGCCGTTGACCTCGATCACCAAGACCGACGGATTCCGCAAGGACGCCAATGCGGTCAAGGCGATCGAGGAGTGGCAGCCGATCTCCAAGACCTGGGCCGCTCCCGGCTCGGATGCGCTGTTCCTCGGCGTCACCACCGTTGACGGCACACCGGCGATGGACACCTTCGCCCAGTCCGTGCTCGGCGGCAAGACCACCGCGAAGGCTGCCCTGACCAAGCTGCAGGACGCCACCGCGAAGGCGATCAAGGCACAGGGCTGA
- a CDS encoding carbohydrate ABC transporter permease: MSGQALPGGLQKARRGVGVRGSGRPLPTTPRRKNHRGALTLLLFALPSLILLLLINLYPLLYAGMQSVRAGNLINLGKFVGLTNYVDVLSTPEFWNSALFTLIFTVTGVFGSWAVGLALAMLLRTRIPAGGLFKVLLLLPWVVPVVVSATSWNWLVATPQSPLPRLAEAIGFGNVLFLADPTLAKITVCIFKVWISFPFMMMMMSSALASVDVNVYEAAKVDGATGWQSFRSITMPLIARSTYISWILMTIFCVNDFPTIFLLTGGGPVNATTSLVVMAYRTVFQNFQTGPGVAIAFLMTLVLVIVSVVLYRQIRKVNIE; encoded by the coding sequence ATGTCGGGACAGGCTCTCCCCGGTGGGTTGCAGAAGGCCCGCCGGGGCGTCGGTGTCCGCGGTAGCGGTCGTCCGCTGCCGACCACACCCCGGCGCAAGAATCATCGCGGCGCGTTGACCCTGCTGCTGTTCGCGCTGCCATCGTTGATCCTGTTGTTGTTGATCAATCTCTACCCGCTGCTGTACGCCGGCATGCAGTCGGTCCGCGCCGGCAACCTGATCAACCTGGGCAAGTTCGTCGGGCTGACCAACTACGTCGACGTGTTGAGCACACCGGAGTTCTGGAACTCGGCACTGTTCACGTTGATCTTCACCGTGACCGGTGTCTTCGGCAGTTGGGCCGTCGGTCTGGCGCTGGCGATGCTGTTGCGGACCAGGATTCCGGCCGGTGGTCTGTTCAAGGTGCTGCTATTGCTGCCTTGGGTTGTCCCGGTGGTGGTGTCGGCGACGTCCTGGAACTGGCTGGTCGCGACCCCGCAGAGCCCGTTGCCACGGCTGGCTGAGGCGATCGGCTTCGGCAACGTGTTGTTCCTGGCCGATCCGACGCTGGCCAAGATCACCGTCTGCATCTTCAAGGTCTGGATCAGCTTCCCGTTCATGATGATGATGATGAGCTCGGCGCTGGCCTCGGTCGATGTCAACGTGTACGAGGCCGCCAAGGTCGACGGTGCGACCGGCTGGCAGTCGTTCCGTTCGATCACGATGCCGTTGATCGCCCGATCCACCTACATCAGCTGGATCCTGATGACGATCTTCTGCGTGAACGACTTCCCGACGATCTTCCTGCTCACCGGTGGCGGTCCGGTCAACGCGACCACATCCCTTGTGGTGATGGCATATCGCACCGTCTTCCAGAATTTCCAGACCGGACCCGGTGTGGCCATCGCGTTCCTGATGACGTTGGTTCTGGTGATCGTCTCGGTCGTGCTCTACCGCCAGATCCGGAAGGTGAACATCGAATGA
- a CDS encoding carbohydrate ABC transporter permease — MTDTMLQAPPAAQPMVPPTRTRSMDERGKWWRFVLILVITAIVIIPIVAVGYLSLRPGLGSSATGPTLENFATVFSQTHIDYWLENSLGVTIVTVVVAVGVAAPAGYVLSRVRNRLVSGYSLVLFIVQSLPVVTAVIPLFILFSKLNLVDNLGGVTIVYVGSTLSVATWMLAAYYDSIPISLEEAAWMDGCSLFGGFLRVVLRNALPGILSTAIFCFLLAWNDYLIAVVFLRSELNYTLPVGLETFFQQNATNWGLVMAVAVIMMLPPVILFAALNKYFSVGGIGGALAGR, encoded by the coding sequence ATGACCGACACGATGCTGCAAGCTCCGCCGGCCGCACAGCCGATGGTCCCACCGACCCGGACCCGCTCCATGGACGAACGCGGCAAGTGGTGGCGGTTCGTGCTGATCCTGGTGATCACCGCGATCGTGATCATCCCGATCGTCGCGGTCGGCTACCTCTCGCTGCGGCCGGGTCTGGGCAGTTCGGCGACCGGCCCGACCTTGGAGAACTTCGCCACCGTCTTCAGTCAGACCCACATCGACTACTGGCTGGAGAACAGCCTGGGTGTCACGATCGTGACGGTGGTCGTCGCCGTCGGTGTCGCCGCGCCGGCCGGCTACGTGCTGTCCCGGGTCCGCAACAGGCTCGTCTCGGGCTACTCGCTGGTGTTGTTCATCGTCCAGTCGCTGCCGGTGGTGACAGCAGTGATCCCGCTGTTCATCCTGTTCTCCAAGCTCAATCTGGTCGACAACCTCGGTGGCGTCACGATCGTCTATGTCGGTTCGACGCTCTCGGTTGCGACCTGGATGTTGGCCGCCTACTACGACTCGATCCCGATCTCCTTGGAGGAGGCGGCCTGGATGGACGGCTGCTCGCTGTTCGGCGGTTTCCTCCGGGTGGTGCTGCGGAACGCGTTGCCGGGCATCCTGTCGACGGCGATCTTCTGCTTCCTGCTGGCCTGGAACGACTACCTGATCGCGGTGGTCTTCCTGCGTTCGGAGTTGAACTACACGCTGCCGGTCGGCCTGGAGACCTTCTTCCAGCAGAACGCCACCAACTGGGGCCTGGTGATGGCCGTCGCGGTGATCATGATGTTGCCGCCGGTGATCTTGTTCGCTGCACTGAACAAGTACTTCAGCGTCGGCGGCATCGGGGGTGCTCTTGCCGGTCGATGA
- a CDS encoding LacI family DNA-binding transcriptional regulator, whose translation MPVDERSTLSRIAADAEVSTSTVSKVLNGRTGVSDATRARVEALLHRHGYQRRGLRDTAPLIELVFVRYTTAWAPEIQLGVQQLARARGLGVVVTEGGNRSSPGPEWLDGVVQRNPLGVILVSSGISSPQERQLHARGIPYVLVDPAGDPAPGVPAVGSANWNGGMLATRHLLALGHRRIAVIGGPSRLMCSRARLAGYRSALDEAGIAVDEQLIVEGDFERDSGLQLATRLLDRLDRPTAIFACNDLMALGVYEAARLAGLSIPDDLSVVGYDDLNVAGWLGPPLTTVRQPLKEMGQQATQIILDVDLAERTPRVDLATDLIVRSSTAEPATAVDRTQPAAPRSDSSIVTEIGSPAPSPSSAS comes from the coding sequence TTGCCGGTCGATGAGCGCTCCACGCTATCCCGGATCGCGGCCGACGCCGAGGTGTCCACCTCGACGGTCTCGAAGGTGCTCAACGGTCGCACCGGAGTCTCCGACGCGACCCGGGCCCGGGTGGAAGCGCTGCTGCACCGGCACGGATACCAGCGCCGCGGCCTGCGGGACACCGCGCCGCTGATCGAGCTGGTGTTCGTCCGCTACACCACCGCCTGGGCACCGGAGATCCAGCTCGGTGTGCAGCAGCTGGCACGGGCCCGAGGCCTCGGCGTCGTCGTCACCGAGGGCGGCAATCGGTCGTCGCCCGGGCCGGAGTGGCTGGACGGTGTCGTCCAGCGCAATCCGCTCGGCGTGATCCTGGTGTCGTCGGGGATCAGTTCACCGCAGGAACGGCAGCTGCATGCCCGCGGGATTCCCTACGTCCTGGTGGATCCCGCCGGCGATCCGGCACCTGGGGTGCCGGCGGTGGGGTCGGCCAACTGGAACGGCGGGATGCTGGCGACCCGGCATCTGCTGGCCCTCGGCCACCGCCGGATCGCAGTGATCGGTGGCCCGTCCCGACTGATGTGCTCGCGCGCCCGGTTGGCCGGCTATCGATCGGCGTTGGACGAGGCCGGGATCGCCGTCGACGAGCAGCTGATCGTGGAGGGGGATTTCGAACGGGACAGCGGTCTGCAGCTGGCCACCCGGTTGCTCGACCGGCTCGATCGACCGACCGCGATCTTCGCCTGCAACGACCTGATGGCGCTCGGCGTGTACGAGGCCGCCCGGCTGGCCGGATTGTCCATCCCCGATGATCTCTCCGTCGTCGGCTACGACGATCTGAACGTTGCCGGCTGGCTCGGCCCACCGCTGACCACCGTCCGGCAGCCGCTGAAGGAGATGGGGCAGCAGGCAACCCAGATCATCCTCGATGTCGATCTTGCCGAGCGGACCCCTCGGGTCGATCTGGCCACCGACCTGATCGTCCGCAGCAGCACCGCAGAACCGGCGACCGCGGTTGACCGGACTCAGCCGGCCGCCCCGCGGTCGGACTCCTCGATCGTCACCGAGATCGGATCACCGGCCCCGAGCCCGAGCTCGGCCAGCTGA
- a CDS encoding DUF1905 domain-containing protein gives MQTVDGIVESAGGGGHALRLPFLAKDVFGRARATVRVVAEGKLEFTTTLASYGGVSWLGLRKDQLAELGLGAGDPISVTIEESDRGAAG, from the coding sequence ATGCAGACGGTCGACGGAATCGTGGAGAGCGCCGGCGGTGGTGGGCACGCATTGCGGCTGCCGTTCCTGGCCAAGGACGTCTTCGGCCGGGCCCGGGCGACGGTACGGGTGGTCGCCGAGGGCAAGCTGGAATTCACCACCACCCTGGCCAGCTACGGCGGTGTCAGCTGGCTCGGCCTGCGCAAGGATCAGCTGGCCGAGCTCGGGCTCGGGGCCGGTGATCCGATCTCGGTGACGATCGAGGAGTCCGACCGCGGGGCGGCCGGCTGA